The Kiritimatiellia bacterium genomic sequence GTGCACGCAGCGCGCGATCATGGGGGCGACCTCGGGGTCCTCCGCCTTCACCGGCGACTCGCCGCGGGCGAGGAGGGGGATCTTCCAGAAGCTGCGGGGGCTCGGTCGCTGGCAGCCGATGACGAACTTGTTCGGCTTGCCGGTTTTCCGGTCCGTCGAGTCCGCGACGATCGCGGCCATGACCGCGCCGACGAACCCGAGGCCCATGACCACGACGACTTCCTGCCCGCGGGCCCGCGCCTCCTTGGCCAGGCCCTCGAGCCGCTGGAGCTCCGCGGCATAGTCGGATTTCTGCGGGAGCGGGAACTTTTCGCCGCTGGGACTGACGGAATACTCGGCCATGGGAGCCTCCGGGTTAGCTCGGGGCGCGCCGGCCCCGTTATGGTGCCCATGCTAGGGAGGCCCGGCGTCGGCGTCAATGCGAATTGCCTCGGCGGCCCGGGCGATCAGGACTGATTCATAAAGGAGCGTAACCCGTTCCAACCATGGAAGAACAAGGCCCGCGCACAGCAGGGCATGCGTCGGCCTCGAGGGCGAGGCCGCGCTACGCGGACGCCGCGGATGCGGCACTCGGCGTAGCCCGCGACCGCCCCCGGTCGCGGGGCCGGTTGTCTCCGCGGATTCCGGACCCCCGCGTTTCGCGAGGGGAGTCCCCTCGAGAAAAATCGCATTCCCTTCACGGATCGAGGGTTCACCGTTCTCATGAATCAGTCCTGCCGGGCGATTGTCATGAATAGCCGGGCCGCGGGCCCGTCCAACCTGCAGGGGAAAGGAGCGGCGCCCCTACAGGAGTGAGGCCTTGCGCCGAAGCCCATATCTTGCTTGCACGCGGACTTCATCCGTGTTTGACTTCAATTCACGACCATCGGGGAACTTGTGGCGTGACGCGGTGGAGGCGGCCATGGTGAAACCGGCGGAACAACGGGTGGATATCGGGGAGCGGCGCACCCAGGCGGGCTGCGGGGTGCCCCCGTCTTCCGTGAAGGGGGCGGTGGTCGTGTTCTTCGTGGCGGCGCTGCTGCTCAACGGTCACCATATCTACAGCGAGGCCACGCGCCGGCCGTACGGCTTCTGGTGGGACGTCTGGGTCCAGGCCTCCAAGCCGTTGGACTACCTTTCCTCGGTGACGCGGCTGTCCGCGCCCCGCATCTGGATCGAGAACACGTTCGGCCAATCGGAGGATACCCCGTGAAGACTAACATCCTGCGGCTGACGATCGCGTGCGCCCTGTCAGTGGTGTCCGGCCTGCCGGCCGGAGCCCAGGGCACACCCCAGCGGGTGTTGATCGTGGGCGACTCGATGATGCAGATCCCGGCCCACTCGCTGGAGCTGGCGTTGTCGCGGAAGCCCGAGGTCCAGACGAAGGCGTTCACCCGGATCGGCTCCGGCCTGGCCCGGCTGGACGTGTTCGACTGGCTGGCCCAGATGCGGACCCTCGTGGACGAGTTCAAGCCGGACACGGCGCTGGTCTTCCTCGGGGCCAACGACCACCAGGCGATGAAGACCGGCGAGGCCGTGATCCAGCCGGGCGACGCGGCCTGGGAGGCCGAGTATGCCCGCCGCGTGGGCGAGGCCATGGACCTGCTGGGCGCGGGCAAGGGCACCCGGGTCCTCTGGCTCCAGCTCCCGGACATGAAGGAGGACAAGAACCGGGAGGATGCCGACCTGATGAACCGGATCTTCTCGGCCGAGGCCGCCAAGCGGGGCGTGACCTTCTTCGAGACGCGCCCGGTGTTGAGCCGCACCCCGGGTAAGTTCGCGCCCTACGTCATCCAGGCCAACGGGATGCCGCTCCGCGTCCGGAGCTCGGACAACATCCACTTGAGCCGCGAGGGCGCCGACCTGCTGGCGGCCGCCGTGATCGATTTCCTGTGGAAAGCGACTCCGACTCCATGAGCCCGCGGGCGAAGGCAAGGCAAGCATCGGCGTGGAAGGGCGGCGGGGGAGGATGCTCCCCGCGCCGGGAGGCGCGGGCGGCATGATATTCCCCACCACCGATTTTGCCCTCTTTTTCCTGATCGTCTTCTTCGTCAGCTGGGCGCTGATCCGGCGGTACACGGGGCCGTGGAAGGTGTTCATGCTGGCCGCGAGCTGGTTCTTCTACGGCTACTGGGACTGGCGGTTCATCGCCCTGCTGGCGGGCTCCAGCGTTTTCAACCACGTCATGGCGCTGGGCATGCACCGCGGCAAGAACCCGCACGTGCGCCGCCTGCTGCTGACGCTCGCCGTCGCGTTCAACGTGTCGAGCATCGGGTTTTTCAAGTACTCGCGGTTCCTCGCGGAGCAGGTCGTGGCGGTCTGCGGCTGGCTGAAGTTCGACCTGGACGCCTGGTTCCCGGTCCTGGATTACCTGGGCCAGGTGATCCTGCCCGTCGGCATCTCGTTCTTCACGTTCCAGGCGATGAGCTACGTGATCGACGTCTACCGGCGCGTGATGCCCCCGGCGGACAGCTTCCTGGATTTCGCGCTGTACCTCGCCTTCTTCCCGCAACTGGTCGCCGGCCCGATCGTCCGCGCCCGCGACCTCGTGCCGCAGATCAGCAAGCCCTGCCCGCCGCCGACCATCGATACCGCGCGCGCGGCGTGCCTGATCCTCGGCGGCCTGTTCAAGAAGATCGTCGTGGCCAATTTCCTGTCGCAGCAAATCGTGGACCCGGTGTTCGCCCGGCCCGACCTGTACGGGGCCCTGGACACCCTGATCGGCGTCTACGGCTACGCGATCCAGATCTACTGCGACTTCTCGGCCTATTCCGACATCGCCATCGGGCTGGGCATCCTGCTGGGATTCCAGATCAACCTGAACTTCAACGCCCCGTACCTGGCCGGGTCCATCCAGGAATTCTGGCGGCGCTGGCACATTTCCCTGTCCACCTTCCTTCGCGATTACCTGTTCATCCCGCTGGGCGGCTCGCGCGGCTCGGAAGCGAAGACCTACCGCAACCTCCTGATCACCTTCCTGCTGGGCGGCCTGTGGCACGGCGCGGGCTGGACGTTTATCGCGTGGGGCGCGCTGCACGGCGTGTACTTGAGCGTGGAGCGGTTCTTCCGGCGCGCGATGGAGCGGCAGGGCTGGTCCGGGGAGGGCCTGTTCGCGCTCTGGCTCAAGCGTCTGGCCGTGTGGCACCTGGTGTGCCTCTCGTGGCTGTTCTTCCGCGGCGAGACGTTCGAGCACGCCCTGACCATGCTGCGGGCGATGAAGCTGTGGGGGACGGCCTCGACGCTTGTCACCGGCCCGGTGCTGCTGGCCATCGTGGTGGGATACGGGATGCAGTGGTTTGACGGGGACCGGGCGCAGCGGCTGTGGAACGCGTTCGGGCGGTTGCCCGCGGCGGTCCAGGGCCTCGTGACGGCCGCGATCCTGACGGTGATCCTGGCGCTGGGGCCGAAGGGCGTGGCGCCGTTTATCTACTTCCAATTCTAACGGTCTCAAAAAAAGTGCCTGACCGATACGAAAAGAGCCGCCGTCTTGCCGCGGCCCTGCTGGGTTTGTTCCTGGCGGGCGCCGCGGCCGCCCAG encodes the following:
- a CDS encoding DUF459 domain-containing protein, whose product is MKTNILRLTIACALSVVSGLPAGAQGTPQRVLIVGDSMMQIPAHSLELALSRKPEVQTKAFTRIGSGLARLDVFDWLAQMRTLVDEFKPDTALVFLGANDHQAMKTGEAVIQPGDAAWEAEYARRVGEAMDLLGAGKGTRVLWLQLPDMKEDKNREDADLMNRIFSAEAAKRGVTFFETRPVLSRTPGKFAPYVIQANGMPLRVRSSDNIHLSREGADLLAAAVIDFLWKATPTP
- a CDS encoding MBOAT family protein, whose protein sequence is MIFPTTDFALFFLIVFFVSWALIRRYTGPWKVFMLAASWFFYGYWDWRFIALLAGSSVFNHVMALGMHRGKNPHVRRLLLTLAVAFNVSSIGFFKYSRFLAEQVVAVCGWLKFDLDAWFPVLDYLGQVILPVGISFFTFQAMSYVIDVYRRVMPPADSFLDFALYLAFFPQLVAGPIVRARDLVPQISKPCPPPTIDTARAACLILGGLFKKIVVANFLSQQIVDPVFARPDLYGALDTLIGVYGYAIQIYCDFSAYSDIAIGLGILLGFQINLNFNAPYLAGSIQEFWRRWHISLSTFLRDYLFIPLGGSRGSEAKTYRNLLITFLLGGLWHGAGWTFIAWGALHGVYLSVERFFRRAMERQGWSGEGLFALWLKRLAVWHLVCLSWLFFRGETFEHALTMLRAMKLWGTASTLVTGPVLLAIVVGYGMQWFDGDRAQRLWNAFGRLPAAVQGLVTAAILTVILALGPKGVAPFIYFQF